A genomic region of Leptospira mtsangambouensis contains the following coding sequences:
- a CDS encoding DsbA family protein, with product MENIFKKWMENPISKIVLATNFVFALLFIVSVPSFVREYITQDAVSIGGKKYDLSDVKETSPIAYSKFQSEYKSLIKNTLGEFAQDKLFELVAKDKNIKPSEVLNQGFTPTEPSEEDILNVYMSNKAQLGGKSLNETKDKIVGFLKSQQEQEHSRAVYRDIVTKYPVEFLIKEPAAVRVTVEEKNNPSIGPKDAKITVIEFSDFECPFCKRSQDVNQKLREKYKGQIRWVFRDFPLPFHQDAMYAHMAANCSVSEGKYWDVFNLFFENSGNLGKANVDALVVKAGVSKDKYQSCMKDASNLKAEIDADIQDGQKVGVSGTPAFFINGIFVSGALPFENFDEIIQKELKQ from the coding sequence ATGGAAAATATTTTTAAAAAGTGGATGGAAAATCCCATCTCCAAAATCGTCCTAGCTACCAACTTCGTTTTCGCCCTTCTCTTTATCGTCAGTGTTCCTTCCTTTGTTCGGGAATACATTACCCAAGATGCAGTCAGTATCGGCGGAAAAAAATATGACCTGAGTGATGTGAAAGAAACGTCTCCGATTGCTTATTCCAAATTCCAATCGGAATACAAAAGCCTGATCAAAAACACCCTTGGTGAGTTTGCACAGGATAAATTATTCGAACTTGTTGCAAAAGATAAAAACATCAAACCTTCTGAAGTGTTAAACCAAGGTTTCACTCCAACAGAACCATCTGAAGAAGATATCCTAAATGTTTATATGTCAAACAAAGCTCAGTTAGGTGGAAAGTCTTTGAACGAAACAAAAGACAAAATTGTTGGTTTCCTTAAAAGCCAACAAGAACAAGAACATAGCCGTGCTGTTTATCGAGATATCGTAACCAAATATCCAGTTGAGTTTTTGATCAAAGAACCAGCTGCGGTAAGAGTGACTGTAGAAGAAAAAAATAACCCTTCCATCGGACCGAAAGATGCAAAAATTACGGTCATCGAATTTTCTGACTTTGAATGTCCATTCTGCAAAAGAAGCCAAGACGTGAACCAAAAACTTCGTGAAAAATACAAAGGTCAAATCCGATGGGTCTTCCGTGATTTTCCTCTACCTTTCCACCAAGATGCAATGTATGCACATATGGCCGCTAACTGTTCTGTTTCGGAAGGAAAGTATTGGGATGTGTTCAACTTGTTTTTTGAAAACAGTGGAAACTTAGGGAAAGCTAATGTAGATGCGTTGGTAGTGAAAGCTGGTGTCTCGAAAGACAAATACCAATCTTGTATGAAAGATGCATCTAATTTGAAAGCAGAAATCGATGCAGATATCCAAGATGGACAAAAAGTGGGTGTGAGTGGAACTCCAGCGTTTTTTATCAATGGAATCTTTGTTTCGGGAGCTCTTCCTTTCGAAAATTTCGATGAGATCATCCAAAAAGAATTAAAACAATAA
- the thrB gene encoding homoserine kinase: MIRLPKILIQVPGTSANLGPGFDLMGLALDLHNQFEFSFSKDITESKTELKNGKPLPFSEKEDLVYQSYLSYFKKFLPNVTPPPYHCKMSLSLPLKGGLGSSASAIVAGLSLAREVHKRLEATSVPTEPAFTQYLAEFEGHPDNTLPAYLGGFVFAYSTFGEKLRYFRKKFPSSVVIFVLTPEYHVSTEESRKTLPKSYATADVIFNLSRIGAWMHFLDKRKFGDLLVGLEDKMHTPYRIPKSSPLFPLADTLTQAGIGYCLSGSGPSLLVFLERKSVKTKQAELEKTISTVMGEAKIPYSFKRVKPDGLGVRIQFK, translated from the coding sequence ATGATTCGCCTTCCTAAGATTCTGATCCAAGTGCCGGGAACTTCCGCCAACTTGGGACCTGGTTTTGACCTTATGGGTCTTGCTTTGGATCTTCATAACCAATTTGAATTTAGTTTTTCAAAAGATATTACTGAGTCCAAAACAGAATTAAAAAACGGCAAACCCTTGCCGTTCTCAGAAAAAGAAGATTTGGTTTATCAGTCCTATCTTTCCTATTTTAAAAAATTTTTACCGAATGTAACACCTCCACCTTATCATTGTAAGATGAGTCTATCTTTGCCCTTAAAAGGTGGACTTGGTTCTAGTGCTTCGGCCATTGTTGCTGGTTTATCCTTGGCCAGGGAAGTTCACAAACGATTGGAAGCTACGTCTGTTCCCACGGAACCTGCATTTACTCAATATTTGGCTGAATTTGAAGGTCATCCTGATAATACATTACCCGCTTATTTGGGTGGGTTTGTTTTCGCCTATTCAACGTTTGGTGAAAAGCTTAGATACTTTCGTAAAAAATTTCCTTCTTCGGTTGTCATTTTTGTTTTAACACCAGAGTACCATGTTTCCACTGAAGAATCTAGGAAAACACTTCCCAAATCTTATGCCACAGCTGATGTGATTTTTAATTTGTCTCGGATTGGCGCTTGGATGCATTTTTTAGACAAACGAAAGTTTGGTGACCTTCTCGTTGGTTTAGAAGATAAGATGCATACACCATACCGAATTCCTAAATCTTCTCCCTTATTTCCTTTGGCAGACACCTTAACACAGGCAGGGATTGGATATTGTTTGTCTGGATCCGGACCAAGTTTACTTGTATTTTTAGAACGAAAGTCAGTGAAAACCAAACAGGCTGAATTAGAAAAAACAATTTCTACAGTGATGGGTGAGGCAAAGATTCCTTATTCATTCAAACGAGTGAAACCGGATGGACTCGGTGTTCGAATCCAATTCAAATAG
- a CDS encoding acyl-CoA dehydrogenase family protein, with translation MSTLSTKKSPLDLFNPTEDHLALRESVASFAEREMDEQAKENDENETFNTMLFKRLGSELGIFGITVPEADGGHGLDPLAAVIIHEEMSRFDPGFTLSYLAHEVLFVNNFFYSSNPSQRSRYLSKVITGEWIGGMGMTEPGAGTDVLGMTTNAVKKGDRYIINGVKQYITNGSIGQIFLLYTKLEKSSKKMTSFVIESSYKGFSVGKKEEKMGMRSSPTTQLVFEDMEVPEENLLGIENGAVTHMMRNLEIERVTLAAQSLGIARRCIDIMCDYTIRHREAFGKKLMEFGQIQRMVAESYADYQAARALVYHVASELGPDVRNSLGAASAKLVATQMAERVSRNAIQVLGGYGYCREYPVERLHRDAILLSIGGGTNEAMQKNIASDLKKLWSE, from the coding sequence ATGAGTACGCTTTCGACAAAAAAATCACCTCTTGATTTATTTAATCCTACAGAAGACCACCTGGCACTGCGAGAATCAGTGGCATCCTTTGCAGAACGTGAAATGGACGAACAAGCAAAGGAAAACGATGAAAATGAAACATTCAATACCATGCTTTTCAAACGCCTTGGTTCTGAACTGGGAATTTTTGGAATCACAGTGCCGGAAGCAGATGGTGGGCATGGACTCGATCCTCTTGCTGCTGTCATCATCCATGAAGAGATGTCTCGGTTTGATCCAGGATTTACTCTTTCTTATCTGGCTCACGAAGTACTGTTTGTGAATAATTTTTTCTATAGTTCTAACCCTTCTCAAAGGAGCCGTTATTTGAGTAAGGTCATCACCGGAGAATGGATTGGTGGGATGGGGATGACAGAACCTGGAGCCGGAACCGACGTTCTTGGAATGACCACAAATGCAGTGAAAAAGGGGGATCGTTATATCATCAATGGGGTCAAACAATACATTACGAACGGATCCATTGGTCAGATTTTTCTTCTTTATACCAAGTTAGAAAAATCTTCCAAAAAAATGACATCCTTTGTGATCGAGTCGTCTTACAAAGGTTTTTCGGTTGGAAAAAAAGAAGAGAAAATGGGAATGCGTTCATCCCCAACAACACAACTTGTGTTCGAAGATATGGAAGTCCCCGAAGAAAATTTACTCGGCATAGAAAATGGGGCAGTCACTCATATGATGCGCAATTTAGAAATTGAAAGAGTGACACTTGCGGCACAGTCACTTGGAATTGCTCGCAGATGTATTGATATCATGTGTGATTATACCATTCGCCATAGAGAGGCCTTTGGTAAAAAATTAATGGAGTTTGGTCAAATCCAAAGGATGGTCGCCGAGTCTTATGCGGACTACCAAGCAGCTCGTGCCCTTGTGTATCATGTGGCAAGTGAACTTGGACCAGATGTTCGCAATTCACTTGGGGCGGCTTCCGCAAAACTGGTTGCCACTCAAATGGCAGAACGTGTTTCACGTAACGCTATACAAGTATTAGGTGGCTATGGGTACTGCCGTGAATATCCTGTGGAACGATTGCATCGGGATGCGATTTTACTGAGCATCGGTGGGGGAACAAACGAAGCCATGCAAAAAAACATAGCAAGCGATTTAAAAAAACTTTGGTCCGAATAA
- a CDS encoding adenylate/guanylate cyclase domain-containing protein, with protein sequence MFPSLIKAIRSVYCIRDQFPKYMSELLFQEEQMGALFAVRFRYVIGVALVASAVANLSNTDSVYGYLVNYVAIAFYFINTFVHAQILKKSRGHWKTKYDYISLFIDNLLITVTIFNWYILKGEGNPNFLVKTPLVVFYLLPLSLSLFQYRFSLVNFSFICFLFSYYGFLVYALVDKNSVSSYDWHNYVLGDQIILSDASVTKPTVYLILVFAISYAIFRSLRMLLKFAAAESQKTTLSRYFSPDLVSEIVSEPEVIAKGRRQKVTILFSDIRGFTQFSEPMDPEALSVFLTEFRRRMVRAIFKHSGSLDKFIGDAVMATFGTPSPSEKPGEDSENAVLAAKFMLDELNQWNQERTRAGESEVKIGIGIHTGEVFCGSIGSEERMEYTVIGDTVNTASRIESTCKDLGVNFLISEAVWLEIGSPAGWDKKELVTLSGREQKIHLYAPSGS encoded by the coding sequence ATGTTCCCCTCCCTAATCAAAGCCATTCGTTCTGTGTACTGCATCCGAGATCAATTTCCCAAATATATGTCGGAGCTTCTTTTCCAAGAGGAACAAATGGGGGCTTTGTTTGCGGTTCGGTTTCGGTATGTGATCGGAGTGGCTCTCGTTGCCAGTGCAGTTGCCAATCTTAGTAATACCGATTCTGTATATGGATATTTGGTCAATTATGTAGCAATTGCATTTTATTTTATTAATACATTCGTTCATGCTCAAATTCTAAAAAAGAGTCGTGGGCATTGGAAAACAAAGTATGATTATATTAGTTTGTTTATTGATAACTTACTGATTACGGTTACCATTTTTAATTGGTACATTTTAAAAGGAGAAGGAAATCCAAACTTCCTTGTCAAAACTCCTTTGGTTGTATTTTATCTTTTACCACTTTCTTTGAGTTTATTCCAATACCGATTTTCTCTCGTAAACTTTTCTTTCATTTGTTTTTTATTCAGTTACTACGGATTTTTGGTTTATGCACTTGTGGATAAAAATTCGGTCAGTAGTTATGATTGGCATAATTATGTTCTCGGAGACCAAATCATTTTATCCGATGCTTCCGTAACCAAACCCACTGTTTATTTGATTTTGGTCTTTGCCATTTCCTATGCAATCTTTCGAAGCCTTCGTATGTTATTAAAATTTGCTGCGGCCGAGTCACAAAAAACAACCTTATCTCGTTATTTTTCCCCTGACCTAGTTTCGGAAATTGTATCCGAACCAGAAGTGATCGCCAAAGGCAGGCGCCAAAAAGTAACAATTCTTTTTAGCGATATCCGAGGGTTCACTCAATTTTCAGAACCAATGGATCCAGAAGCCCTTTCTGTTTTTTTAACAGAATTTCGTCGTAGGATGGTAAGAGCCATTTTTAAACATAGCGGGAGTTTGGATAAATTCATTGGAGATGCTGTGATGGCAACCTTTGGCACACCCTCTCCATCAGAAAAACCAGGAGAGGATTCAGAAAATGCAGTCCTTGCCGCCAAGTTTATGTTAGATGAATTAAATCAATGGAACCAAGAACGAACCAGGGCAGGGGAATCGGAGGTTAAGATTGGAATTGGAATTCATACAGGCGAAGTTTTTTGCGGAAGTATTGGATCAGAAGAGAGGATGGAATACACTGTGATTGGAGATACGGTGAACACAGCCTCTCGGATTGAGTCGACCTGTAAAGATTTGGGAGTTAACTTTTTAATTTCAGAAGCAGTTTGGTTGGAGATTGGTTCTCCAGCCGGTTGGGACAAAAAGGAACTTGTGACTCTTTCTGGAAGAGAACAAAAAATTCATCTTTATGCACCAAGTGGATCTTAG
- a CDS encoding LIC10362 family protein, whose amino-acid sequence MWLLCIHSLALLVFVLLYSFRFRKLVPNPEQSILEQIQVATKDWKSTPNLVLLIAFSLFLLFPLTLGFSFYLKSDANVLVVILWIIWAYNWSKYSFFRE is encoded by the coding sequence ATGTGGTTACTTTGCATCCATTCGCTTGCACTTTTGGTTTTTGTCCTTCTTTACTCTTTCCGATTTCGAAAATTGGTGCCAAATCCCGAACAAAGTATCCTGGAACAAATCCAAGTGGCCACAAAAGACTGGAAATCCACTCCGAATTTGGTCCTTCTCATCGCCTTCTCTCTATTCTTACTGTTTCCACTCACCTTAGGATTTTCCTTTTACCTCAAAAGTGATGCCAACGTCCTTGTTGTCATTCTCTGGATCATTTGGGCCTACAATTGGAGTAAATACAGTTTCTTCCGAGAATAA
- a CDS encoding phytoene desaturase family protein, which yields MDTFWDVVVIGSGLGGLSAALSLSEKGQRVLVLEKGTAPGGCASSFQKNGFVFESGATTLVGLEPGLPFHKLSTDFQIQFPLFPLKRSMVVHMDGKTIERFQDRKEWITEAKRVFGGDMQMEVFWKLCYLISDSLWSLSGRYKFFPFQNLTDIWKSMGAFRLRDLLVLFFSFISLRFVLKCLGLTKNKQWIRFLEEQLLITSQTTSTKISMSFASIGLTYPQLQNYVVKGGMVSLSESILQKIESNGGKILYKQEVIHLKKIGFTKTNPKMIWELHTKNREHNLFQAPLVVSNLPIWNLTEITEDLPKLKKKTMKFEKGIWGAFSMGMAIETNPSEEWAKTECLHHQIHLKDVLPYGGGNSIFLSLSHPEDPIRSPKGIRILSISTHIENPQSWIRDPSYQEKKKRIESIIIQTLEESFSWFQKDKIIFLHSATPVTWKTWTGRKFGRVGGIPGSYFSNPFRMLSNRSEDPNLLLTGDTVYPGQGIPAVVLGGLHVVEQFLARKRG from the coding sequence ATGGATACATTTTGGGATGTAGTGGTCATCGGTTCTGGACTTGGCGGACTTAGTGCTGCTTTGTCACTTTCAGAAAAAGGCCAAAGAGTTTTGGTTTTAGAAAAAGGCACAGCTCCTGGTGGTTGTGCTTCTAGTTTCCAAAAGAATGGTTTTGTCTTTGAATCAGGTGCTACAACCCTTGTGGGATTGGAACCTGGTCTTCCCTTTCATAAACTTTCCACAGATTTTCAAATTCAATTTCCTCTTTTCCCATTAAAACGATCGATGGTAGTCCATATGGATGGAAAAACCATTGAACGTTTCCAAGACCGCAAGGAATGGATTACGGAAGCAAAACGAGTGTTTGGTGGCGATATGCAGATGGAGGTATTTTGGAAACTTTGTTATTTGATTTCTGATTCTCTTTGGAGTTTGTCGGGAAGATATAAATTTTTCCCTTTCCAAAATCTTACCGATATTTGGAAATCCATGGGTGCGTTTCGGCTCCGCGACTTACTTGTTTTGTTTTTTTCCTTTATCTCCTTACGTTTCGTTTTAAAATGTTTGGGTCTTACTAAAAACAAACAATGGATTCGATTTTTAGAAGAACAACTTTTAATCACAAGCCAAACAACATCGACAAAAATTTCCATGTCATTTGCGTCTATCGGGCTTACTTATCCGCAATTACAAAACTATGTTGTCAAAGGAGGGATGGTGAGTCTTTCCGAATCGATCCTGCAAAAAATAGAATCAAATGGCGGAAAAATTCTCTATAAACAAGAAGTGATCCATCTGAAAAAAATCGGATTCACCAAAACAAATCCAAAAATGATTTGGGAATTACATACAAAAAATAGAGAACACAATTTGTTTCAAGCACCTTTGGTGGTTTCGAATCTTCCTATCTGGAACCTAACAGAGATCACAGAGGACTTGCCAAAACTAAAAAAGAAAACTATGAAATTTGAAAAAGGAATTTGGGGTGCTTTTTCCATGGGGATGGCCATAGAAACCAATCCATCTGAAGAATGGGCAAAAACGGAATGCCTTCACCACCAGATCCATTTGAAGGATGTTTTACCATATGGAGGAGGGAATTCCATTTTTCTTTCTCTTTCCCATCCTGAGGATCCCATTCGTTCCCCAAAAGGAATTCGTATCCTGTCGATTTCAACCCATATCGAAAATCCACAATCTTGGATTCGCGATCCTTCCTACCAAGAAAAAAAGAAAAGAATCGAATCGATTATCATTCAAACCTTAGAGGAAAGTTTTTCTTGGTTTCAAAAAGACAAAATTATATTTTTACATTCTGCAACACCTGTTACATGGAAAACATGGACAGGTCGGAAATTTGGGAGAGTGGGAGGGATTCCTGGTTCCTATTTTTCGAATCCATTCCGTATGTTGAGTAACCGCTCGGAAGATCCAAACTTACTTCTTACTGGAGACACTGTCTATCCAGGCCAAGGAATTCCGGCGGTAGTCCTTGGTGGTCTTCATGTTGTAGAACAATTCCTCGCAAGAAAGAGAGGTTGA
- a CDS encoding electron transfer flavoprotein subunit beta/FixA family protein — MKIVVLVKQVPDTETNIKVGDKSINEAGVKWIISPYDEFAIEEGIRIREKSGGEVIAVSLGPDRAVEALRTAYAMGVDRAVHVKVDDYVTFDSTYTSELLANLIKAENADVVIGGRQSIDTDSSQVVVQIAERLNVPHVAMALKLEFDGNKVTATREIEGGTEVVETTAPLAVTAQKGLNEPRYPSLKGIMSAKKKPVDVKKPEELGATGSKLEVVSLEPPPPRIAGRKLEAADAQGFASQLVKALREEAKVI, encoded by the coding sequence ATGAAAATTGTTGTTCTAGTAAAACAGGTTCCGGACACGGAAACCAATATCAAAGTCGGCGACAAATCGATCAACGAAGCTGGCGTAAAATGGATCATCTCTCCTTATGATGAATTTGCTATCGAAGAGGGAATTAGAATTCGTGAAAAAAGCGGTGGAGAAGTCATCGCAGTGTCCCTCGGCCCAGACCGTGCCGTAGAAGCACTTCGTACTGCCTACGCAATGGGTGTAGACAGAGCTGTTCATGTAAAAGTGGATGACTACGTAACTTTTGACTCTACATACACTTCCGAACTTCTTGCAAACCTCATCAAAGCTGAAAACGCAGATGTAGTGATTGGTGGTCGTCAATCCATCGATACTGATAGTTCACAAGTTGTGGTTCAAATTGCAGAGAGATTGAATGTTCCTCACGTTGCTATGGCCCTCAAACTTGAGTTTGACGGAAACAAAGTGACTGCAACTAGAGAAATCGAAGGTGGAACTGAAGTAGTAGAAACAACTGCTCCTTTAGCTGTCACTGCGCAAAAAGGTTTGAACGAACCAAGATACCCTAGTTTGAAAGGAATCATGTCTGCGAAGAAAAAACCGGTAGATGTTAAAAAACCGGAAGAACTCGGAGCAACAGGATCTAAACTCGAAGTTGTATCTCTCGAACCACCTCCTCCACGTATCGCTGGTCGAAAACTGGAAGCAGCAGATGCACAAGGTTTTGCATCTCAACTTGTAAAAGCTCTTCGCGAAGAAGCGAAGGTCATCTAA
- a CDS encoding alpha/beta hydrolase, producing the protein MEWKYQTIEREGFALQVAKTKNGGPPLFWIGSALYYPRVIPSVMAEKFEITVVDQRGFAKRSSSSKETKEDYSLEKLLEDFSFLQKELKIPACPIIGHSGHGYMALAYAAKYPDQVKNLVMVSTGPSHGSPMFEAEVYFQKHASDLRKEAHLENQIQFQKNIERTPEDFFIHYCVSLEAKGFYQVPFPSRKFWEGIHTNKLAFDFLFGEVFRDIEVSDFFQKLSKPIWICMGKEDYQVAPYYTWDPILKEFPEIKMTVVDKSSHLPFLERPEEFLNEFQNALLGR; encoded by the coding sequence ATGGAATGGAAATACCAAACAATCGAAAGAGAGGGATTTGCCCTCCAAGTGGCAAAAACTAAAAATGGAGGCCCACCCCTATTTTGGATAGGAAGTGCCTTGTACTATCCAAGAGTCATCCCAAGTGTGATGGCCGAAAAATTCGAAATCACTGTGGTGGACCAGAGAGGGTTTGCCAAACGATCCAGTTCCTCAAAAGAAACAAAAGAGGATTATTCTTTAGAGAAACTACTCGAAGATTTTAGTTTCCTACAAAAAGAGCTAAAAATCCCGGCCTGTCCTATCATTGGCCATTCCGGGCATGGGTATATGGCATTGGCTTATGCAGCAAAATACCCAGACCAAGTCAAAAACCTTGTGATGGTCTCCACAGGCCCAAGCCACGGAAGTCCTATGTTCGAAGCAGAAGTTTATTTCCAGAAACATGCCTCTGATCTTCGTAAAGAGGCACATTTGGAAAACCAAATCCAGTTTCAAAAAAATATAGAAAGAACACCCGAAGATTTTTTTATCCATTATTGTGTGAGTTTGGAAGCCAAAGGGTTTTACCAAGTTCCCTTTCCATCTAGAAAGTTTTGGGAAGGAATCCATACAAACAAACTTGCCTTTGATTTTTTGTTTGGTGAAGTGTTTCGAGACATTGAAGTATCTGATTTCTTCCAAAAACTTTCTAAACCGATTTGGATTTGTATGGGGAAAGAAGACTATCAGGTGGCACCATACTACACTTGGGATCCTATCTTAAAAGAGTTTCCAGAAATCAAAATGACTGTGGTGGATAAGTCTAGCCATTTGCCTTTTTTGGAAAGGCCGGAGGAATTCCTAAACGAATTTCAAAACGCCCTGCTTGGCAGGTAG
- a CDS encoding malate dehydrogenase, with product MSKKVKVAVTGAAGQIGYALLFRIASGQMFGPDTAVELQLLELEQALPAAKGVIMELDDCAFPLLEKVSVSSNIDEAFRDINWALLVGSVPRKAGMERGDLLKINGGIFTTQGKAIEKNAASDVRVLVVGNPCNTNALIAMNNAKGVPSDRWFAMTGLDENRAKTQLAQKAGVLVKDVSNVAIWGNHSATQYPDFYNAKIKGKPATDLISDTEWLKGDFISTVQKRGAAIIAARGASSAASAANAVVDTVHNIVTPTKAGDWFSAACHSNGEYGVDKGLIFGYPLKSDGKKVEIVTGLEINAFGKEKFDITHNELKEERNEVKDMLG from the coding sequence ATGAGCAAAAAAGTAAAAGTTGCTGTTACAGGTGCTGCCGGACAAATCGGATACGCACTCCTATTTCGTATCGCTTCAGGACAAATGTTTGGACCTGACACTGCAGTGGAACTCCAATTATTGGAATTGGAACAAGCCCTTCCAGCCGCTAAAGGTGTCATTATGGAATTGGATGACTGTGCTTTCCCGTTACTCGAAAAAGTGTCAGTATCTTCTAACATTGATGAGGCGTTCCGTGACATCAACTGGGCACTTCTTGTTGGTTCTGTTCCAAGAAAAGCAGGAATGGAAAGGGGAGACCTTCTTAAAATCAACGGTGGAATTTTTACAACACAAGGAAAGGCAATCGAAAAGAATGCAGCTAGTGACGTAAGAGTTCTTGTGGTTGGTAACCCTTGTAATACAAATGCACTCATTGCAATGAACAACGCAAAAGGTGTGCCATCTGACAGATGGTTTGCGATGACAGGTCTTGATGAAAACCGTGCGAAAACACAACTTGCTCAGAAAGCAGGAGTTCTCGTGAAAGACGTATCGAACGTTGCGATTTGGGGAAACCACTCGGCAACTCAATACCCTGACTTCTACAATGCAAAAATCAAAGGAAAACCAGCCACTGATTTGATTTCAGACACAGAATGGTTAAAAGGTGATTTTATCTCTACTGTTCAAAAAAGAGGAGCAGCGATCATTGCGGCGCGCGGAGCTTCTTCTGCGGCTTCTGCAGCAAACGCAGTAGTGGATACAGTGCATAACATTGTCACTCCTACAAAAGCTGGTGATTGGTTCAGTGCTGCTTGCCACTCCAATGGTGAGTATGGTGTGGACAAAGGTCTTATCTTTGGATACCCGCTCAAATCAGATGGCAAAAAAGTAGAGATCGTTACCGGCCTTGAAATCAATGCATTCGGTAAGGAAAAATTTGACATCACTCACAACGAGTTGAAAGAAGAAAGAAACGAAGTAAAAGACATGTTAGGTTAA
- a CDS encoding c-di-GMP phosphodiesterase yields MSTNDTNIVPREKLAKFELTEESLNSFRKNNNIPLDLYNKDGQILIHKKRNPTEADFGKLLKFEMQGVYFLISELKKTKQQMNGGHFLEPGRTTKLFDQEKTARFAKQSQALIEDLRKTSFSSEQAVFVQNSVNELLTDFTSNPDYELGIFNILEILGVAGVSVESELMTKRTVVAMGMKVRTKKIVNEGKEESNKKDHLSLMMASYLADVGYSRLDIKNNPKLTKEEYTVVQQHPIISYLMTLPAPEIESHVRTLILNHHRPYRGNGVNNNFPDPRSLFTKLMSVRDKYNKEVGKERIIQDIELQLHLQENNVTSASFEEDIAILSLASEYASLTSNQPWRPAFKSSTALKMILNDSFFSYSNKNIRHLLDYVGSSLTNNENIVNFGDFVITASVDSERRAHFDICLVLDVGRYQTRPKLQRICSINPVFQKGNKFKIADFDLHSIKIDRRKAIMDLALQAGTSRVIYIIDPELNPALHEAVYKINMAS; encoded by the coding sequence ATGAGCACTAACGATACAAACATAGTACCTAGAGAGAAGCTCGCCAAATTTGAGTTAACCGAAGAATCTTTAAATAGTTTTCGTAAAAACAATAACATCCCTCTCGATCTTTACAATAAAGACGGACAAATCCTCATTCATAAAAAAAGAAATCCCACTGAAGCAGATTTCGGAAAACTCCTAAAGTTTGAAATGCAAGGGGTTTATTTCCTCATTTCCGAACTTAAAAAAACCAAACAACAAATGAATGGGGGCCATTTTTTAGAACCAGGCCGAACCACTAAATTATTCGACCAAGAAAAAACAGCCAGGTTTGCCAAACAATCCCAAGCCCTCATTGAAGACCTTCGAAAAACATCCTTTTCCTCAGAACAAGCCGTGTTCGTACAAAACTCGGTCAATGAACTTCTGACCGACTTCACAAGTAATCCCGACTATGAACTTGGAATTTTTAATATTTTAGAAATCCTTGGGGTAGCTGGAGTTTCTGTTGAATCAGAACTGATGACCAAACGCACCGTAGTGGCTATGGGGATGAAAGTTCGCACAAAAAAGATTGTCAACGAAGGCAAAGAAGAATCCAACAAAAAAGACCATTTGAGTCTTATGATGGCAAGTTACTTAGCGGATGTAGGATATTCCCGATTGGATATCAAAAACAATCCCAAACTGACCAAAGAAGAATACACGGTTGTCCAACAACATCCTATCATCAGTTATCTAATGACTCTTCCTGCGCCAGAAATTGAATCCCATGTTCGTACTTTAATTTTAAATCACCACAGACCCTACCGTGGCAATGGGGTGAATAATAATTTTCCCGATCCAAGATCACTTTTCACCAAACTCATGTCAGTTCGTGACAAATATAACAAAGAAGTTGGGAAAGAAAGAATCATCCAGGACATAGAACTCCAACTTCACTTACAAGAGAACAATGTAACTTCTGCAAGTTTCGAAGAAGACATAGCCATCCTTTCTTTGGCAAGTGAATATGCTTCTCTTACTTCCAACCAACCTTGGAGACCAGCATTCAAATCATCTACAGCTCTTAAGATGATTTTAAATGATTCTTTTTTCTCTTATAGCAATAAAAACATCAGACATCTTTTGGATTATGTGGGAAGTTCTCTCACCAACAACGAAAACATTGTGAACTTTGGTGACTTTGTCATCACCGCTTCCGTGGATTCTGAAAGAAGAGCTCATTTTGATATTTGTCTTGTTTTGGATGTGGGTCGTTACCAAACAAGACCCAAACTCCAAAGAATTTGTAGCATCAATCCAGTGTTTCAGAAAGGAAACAAATTCAAAATTGCTGATTTTGATTTGCATAGCATTAAAATCGATCGTAGAAAAGCCATTATGGATTTGGCCTTACAAGCAGGGACATCTCGTGTGATTTATATCATCGATCCAGAACTCAATCCCGCTCTTCACGAAGCCGTTTATAAAATCAACATGGCCTCCTAA